Proteins from a single region of Gossypium arboreum isolate Shixiya-1 chromosome 1, ASM2569848v2, whole genome shotgun sequence:
- the LOC108481574 gene encoding protein DOUBLE-STRAND BREAK FORMATION has product MHVVQLLSIKEVSSNVGLVRSIVEMMDRHWTVKFSHVYRKSDFMANFAASSTPGISHERDCSFQKKIKQIPCPPIPIPFSNPNMSDTDSMVAQQIALFHSQINKKRFNDDSLRILESVLASNDVKSLFQLRSTLKEFIRSESLSAIRHIAAKTVDQQLSTLEFFVGAFAIIGDIESCLALRYEALVLREHKSHIHQWLQVSPVEWLNFAEQSLDNCFYAIAAKACDYALSCFHRNEIVRSKTDESCENLQLTEKITKLKNCALTLAASRSVKAQAAEYLRKRASEECNSQPPICKPAPCAASTLYRDGIKKRNDRKLNASRRVVSCSSQP; this is encoded by the exons ATGCATGTAGTGCAACTTCTAAGTATAAAAGAGGTGAGCTCCAATGTTGGGCTGGTGCGAAGCATTGTTGAAATGATGGATAGACATTGGACTGTCAAGTTTTCTCATGTTTATAGAAAGTCTGATTTTATGGCTAACTTTGCTGCATCTTCGACTCCCGGAATTTCCCATGAAAGGGATTGC AGtttccaaaaaaaaatcaaacaaatCCCTTGCCCGCCAATTCCCATTCCATTCTCCAATCCAAATATGTCAGATACGGACTCTATGGTAGCTCAGCAAATCGCTCTTTTCCACTCCCAAATCAACAAGAAAAG ATTCAACGACGATTCTCTTCGCATTCTGGAATCAGTTCTCGCCTCCAATGACGTTAAATCGCTTTTTCAGCTACGATCCACCTTGAAAGAGTTCATCAGATCTGAATCTCTCTCCGCTATTCGCCATATTGCAGCCAAAACTGTGGATCAGCAGCTCTCAACTCTCGAATTCTTCGTCGGAGCCTTCGCTATCATCGGCGATATAGAG AGTTGTTTGGCATTGAGGTACGAGGCTCTGGTTCTTCGCGAACACAAGTCTCATATCCATCAATGGTTGCAAGTTTCACCTGTGGAATGGCTCAATTTTGCGGAGCAATCATTAGATAACTGTTTCTATGCTATTGCTGCAaag GCTTGTGATTATGCATTATCATGCTTTCACAGGAACGAAATTGTACGGTCCAAAACAGATGAATCGTGTGAAAATTTGCAACTTACTGAAAAAATAACCAAACTCAAGAACTGTGCTCTAACACTGGCAGCTTCCCGCTCTG TTAAGGCACAGGCAGCAGAATACTTGAGAAAGAGAGCGAGTGAGGAATGCAACTCACAGCCTCCAATTTGTAAGCCAGCACCTTGTGCTGCCAGCACTCTGTACAGAGATGGCATTAAAAAGCGCAATGACCGGAAACTGAATGCAAGTCGAAGGGTGGTATCGTGTTCAAGTCAACCGTGA